The following are from one region of the Methylophilus sp. DW102 genome:
- a CDS encoding aspartate kinase: MALIVQKYGGTSVANPERIRNVARRVARYKAMGHQVVVVVSAMSGETNRLISLAKEIMPDPDPRELDVMVSTGEQVTIGMTALALMELGIKAKSYTGTQVKILTDDAFTKARILDIDQHNLKQDLDDGYVCVVAGFQGVDAHGNITTLGRGGSDTTGVALAAALKADECQIYTDVDGVYTTDPRVVPEARRLEKITFEEMLELASQGSKVLQIRSVEFAGKYKVKLRVLSSFEEEGDGTLITFEENEENMEDPIISGIAFNRDEAKITVAGVPDKPGIAYQILGPVADANIDVDMIIQNVGADGTTDFTFTVHKNEMNKALTILRDKVQGHIQAREVTGDDKIAKVSVVGVGMRSHVGIASQMFRTLAEEGINIQMISTSEIKIAVVIEEKYMELAVRVLHKAFGLENA; encoded by the coding sequence ATGGCATTAATCGTACAAAAATATGGTGGCACCTCAGTCGCCAATCCCGAGCGTATCCGCAATGTGGCGCGTCGTGTGGCACGTTACAAGGCCATGGGCCATCAAGTGGTGGTCGTGGTGTCAGCCATGTCAGGTGAAACCAATCGCCTGATTTCACTGGCCAAGGAAATCATGCCGGATCCAGATCCGCGCGAGCTGGATGTGATGGTGTCTACCGGTGAGCAGGTCACCATAGGGATGACCGCATTGGCGCTGATGGAGCTTGGCATCAAGGCCAAGAGCTATACCGGCACCCAGGTGAAAATCCTTACGGATGATGCGTTTACCAAAGCGCGTATTCTGGACATTGACCAGCATAACCTGAAACAAGACCTCGATGACGGCTATGTCTGTGTGGTCGCCGGTTTTCAGGGCGTGGATGCCCATGGCAACATCACCACGCTGGGCCGTGGCGGCTCCGATACGACAGGTGTAGCGTTGGCAGCAGCGCTCAAGGCCGATGAATGCCAGATTTATACCGATGTGGATGGTGTGTATACCACTGACCCGCGTGTGGTGCCAGAAGCGCGCCGGCTGGAAAAAATTACCTTTGAAGAAATGCTCGAACTGGCCTCGCAAGGCTCCAAAGTACTGCAAATCCGCTCGGTTGAATTTGCTGGCAAATACAAGGTTAAGTTACGTGTGCTCTCCAGCTTTGAAGAAGAGGGTGACGGCACGCTGATTACATTTGAAGAGAATGAGGAAAACATGGAAGATCCAATTATCTCCGGCATCGCTTTTAACCGCGATGAGGCGAAAATTACCGTAGCAGGCGTGCCTGATAAGCCAGGGATTGCTTATCAGATTCTTGGTCCTGTTGCCGATGCCAACATTGATGTGGATATGATTATCCAGAACGTGGGCGCAGACGGCACGACAGACTTCACGTTCACCGTACACAAAAACGAAATGAACAAGGCGCTGACAATTCTGCGCGACAAGGTTCAAGGCCATATCCAGGCACGTGAAGTGACTGGCGATGACAAGATTGCAAAAGTGTCCGTAGTCGGCGTGGGCATGCGTTCGCATGTGGGGATTGCTAGCCAGATGTTCCGTACATTGGCCGAAGAAGGCATCAACATTCAAATGATCTCTACCAGTGAAATCAAGATCGCAGTGGTGATCGAAGAGAAGTATATGGAACTGGCTGTGCGCGTGTTACATAAGGCGTTTGGCCTGGAAAACGCATAA
- the alaS gene encoding alanine--tRNA ligase, which translates to MTVKYGQKPSSKQIRQAFLDFFASKGHQVVPSSSLVPHGDPTLLFTNAGMNQFKDVFLGFDKRAYTRAATAQKCVRAGGKHNDLENVGYTARHHTFFEMLGNFSFGDYFKRDAITFAWELLTEVYALPKERLMVTVYAEDDEAYEIWNKEVGVPADKIVRIGDNKGARYASDNFWMMGDTGPCGPCTEIFYDHGAHIPGGPPGSPDEDGDRFIEIWNNVFMQFNRDEAGVMHPLPKPSVDTGMGLERISAVLQGVHANYEIDLFQALIKAAARETNTADLDSPSLKVLADHIRACSFLIADGVIPGNEGRGYVLRRIIRRAIRHGYKLGCRAAFFHKLVPDLVAEMGEAYPELTSNQARVGEVLKQEEDRFFETIENGMQILEAELATKPAVFNGDLAFKLHDTFGFPLDLTADICRERGVTVDTAGFDAAMARQKEQARAAGKFKMALNLEYDGAATTFHGYDELETAAKVLALYKDGSAVQTLNEGDLGVVVLDHTPFYAESGGQIGDSGELKSANGIFAVEDTQKIQAAVFGHHGVLKTGSLSVGDALAAKVNLQARASTMRNHSATHLMHKALREVLGEHVQQKGSLVDTEKTRFDFVHNAPMTHAEIDRVEALVNAEILANAATQARLMDIESAQKTGAMMLFGEKYGDEVRVLDIGSSRELCGGTHVSRTGDIGLFKITSESGVAAGVRRVEATTGEGALKLVQSQQSLINQVAGELKAPAHEVPAKIAQVMDHVKSLEKELARLKSKLASSQGDDLATQALEVNGVKVLAAALDGADANALRETMDKLKDKLKSAVIVLASVAEGKVSLAAGVTADLTGKVKAGELVNHVAGQVGGKGGGKPDMAMAGGTEPANLPQALASVKAWAEAKLN; encoded by the coding sequence ATGACAGTTAAGTACGGGCAAAAACCTTCCAGCAAACAAATTCGCCAGGCGTTCCTGGATTTCTTTGCTTCTAAAGGCCACCAAGTGGTACCTTCCAGTTCACTGGTGCCGCATGGTGACCCCACCTTGCTGTTTACCAATGCGGGTATGAACCAGTTTAAAGATGTGTTCCTCGGCTTTGACAAGCGTGCCTATACGCGTGCGGCGACCGCACAAAAATGTGTACGCGCCGGTGGTAAGCACAACGATCTTGAGAATGTGGGCTATACCGCGCGTCACCATACCTTCTTCGAGATGCTGGGTAACTTCAGTTTTGGGGATTACTTCAAGCGCGATGCCATTACCTTTGCCTGGGAGCTGTTGACTGAAGTCTACGCTTTACCCAAAGAACGCTTGATGGTCACCGTCTACGCTGAGGATGACGAAGCCTACGAGATCTGGAACAAAGAAGTGGGCGTCCCTGCAGACAAGATTGTCCGTATTGGGGACAACAAGGGCGCGCGTTATGCCTCAGATAACTTTTGGATGATGGGCGACACCGGTCCTTGCGGGCCCTGTACAGAAATTTTCTATGACCACGGTGCGCATATTCCAGGCGGCCCTCCAGGCTCGCCCGATGAAGATGGAGACCGCTTTATCGAAATCTGGAATAACGTGTTCATGCAGTTCAACCGCGACGAAGCGGGCGTGATGCATCCGTTGCCTAAACCGTCTGTGGACACAGGCATGGGCTTAGAGCGTATTTCTGCCGTGTTGCAAGGCGTGCATGCGAACTACGAAATTGATTTGTTCCAAGCCTTAATCAAAGCCGCAGCGCGCGAAACCAACACCGCTGACTTGGACAGTCCTTCTCTCAAAGTGCTGGCTGACCATATCCGCGCCTGTAGCTTCCTGATCGCCGATGGCGTGATCCCAGGCAATGAAGGCCGTGGCTATGTGCTGCGCCGCATTATTCGCCGCGCGATTCGTCATGGGTATAAACTGGGTTGTCGTGCTGCTTTCTTCCATAAGCTGGTGCCAGATCTTGTGGCTGAAATGGGTGAGGCTTACCCTGAGTTGACTAGCAACCAGGCGCGTGTTGGGGAGGTGCTCAAGCAGGAGGAAGACCGTTTCTTCGAAACGATAGAGAACGGCATGCAGATTCTGGAAGCCGAACTGGCGACCAAGCCAGCCGTGTTCAACGGCGATCTCGCCTTCAAATTGCACGATACCTTTGGTTTCCCGCTGGACCTCACCGCCGACATCTGCCGCGAACGTGGCGTGACGGTGGATACCGCTGGCTTTGATGCGGCCATGGCGCGCCAAAAAGAGCAGGCGCGTGCGGCGGGCAAGTTCAAAATGGCGCTCAATCTTGAATATGACGGCGCTGCGACCACATTCCACGGTTATGACGAGCTGGAAACCGCTGCTAAAGTCTTGGCGTTATATAAAGATGGCAGTGCTGTACAAACGCTGAATGAAGGCGATTTGGGTGTGGTCGTGCTGGACCATACACCGTTCTATGCTGAATCCGGTGGCCAGATTGGCGATAGCGGAGAGCTCAAGTCTGCCAACGGTATTTTTGCCGTAGAAGATACACAAAAAATTCAGGCAGCCGTGTTCGGCCATCATGGCGTACTCAAAACCGGGTCTTTGTCTGTGGGAGATGCGTTGGCGGCTAAAGTCAATCTGCAGGCGCGCGCCAGCACCATGCGTAATCACTCGGCAACGCATCTGATGCATAAGGCCTTGCGTGAAGTGCTGGGTGAGCATGTGCAGCAAAAAGGCAGCCTGGTCGATACGGAAAAAACCCGTTTTGACTTTGTGCATAATGCGCCGATGACTCATGCCGAGATTGACAGGGTAGAAGCGTTGGTCAATGCCGAGATTTTGGCCAATGCGGCGACACAAGCGCGCTTGATGGATATTGAGTCTGCGCAAAAAACGGGCGCCATGATGCTGTTTGGCGAGAAATATGGCGATGAAGTACGCGTGCTGGATATCGGCTCTTCGCGCGAGTTGTGTGGCGGTACCCATGTCAGCCGCACTGGTGATATTGGACTGTTTAAAATTACCTCCGAGAGTGGCGTGGCGGCAGGCGTACGCCGTGTCGAAGCCACTACCGGCGAGGGCGCGTTGAAGCTGGTGCAATCCCAGCAATCGCTGATTAATCAGGTTGCAGGCGAGCTCAAAGCCCCCGCGCATGAAGTTCCTGCCAAAATTGCGCAAGTGATGGATCACGTCAAGTCACTCGAAAAAGAGTTGGCGCGTTTGAAATCCAAACTCGCCTCTTCACAAGGCGACGATCTGGCGACGCAAGCCCTGGAAGTCAATGGCGTTAAAGTATTGGCTGCTGCCTTGGACGGTGCAGATGCCAATGCCTTGCGCGAGACCATGGATAAACTCAAGGATAAACTCAAATCTGCCGTCATTGTTTTGGCGAGCGTGGCAGAGGGCAAGGTCAGTCTGGCTGCGGGCGTGACTGCTGACTTGACTGGCAAAGTCAAGGCGGGCGAGCTGGTGAATCATGTTGCAGGCCAGGTGGGTGGTAAGGGTGGTGGCAAGCCAGACATGGCCATGGCCGGCGGCACTGAACCCGCAAATCTGCCACAGGCACTGGCGAGCGTCAAAGCCTGGGCAGAAGCTAAACTAAATTAA